Proteins encoded within one genomic window of Gambusia affinis linkage group LG23, SWU_Gaff_1.0, whole genome shotgun sequence:
- the ube2h gene encoding ubiquitin-conjugating enzyme E2 H, translated as MSSPSPGKRRMDTDVVKLIESKHEVTILSGLNEFVVKFYGPQGTPYEGGVWKVRVDLPDKYPFKSPSIGFMNKIFHPNIDEASGTVCLDVINQTWTALYDLTNIFESFLPQLLAYPNPIDPLNGDAAAMYLHRPEEYKQKIKEYIQKYATEEALKEQEEGTGDSSSESSMSDFSEDEAQDMEL; from the exons CATCGAGAGCAAACATGAAGTCACCATCCTCAGTGGACTCAATGAATTTGTAGTGAAGTTTTATGGCCCACAAGGAA CGCCGTACGAGGGAGGTGTGTGGAAGGTGCGAGTAGATCTTCCTGATAAATACCCATTCAAATCGCCATCCATAG GATTCATGAACAAGATTTTTCACCCCAACATTGATGAAGC GTCAGGAACAGTGTGCTTAGATGTCATCAACCAGACATGGACAGCTCTTTATG ATCTGACCAACATCTTTGAATCGTTCCTGCCTCAACTGCTGGCTTACCCAAACCCCATCGACCCCCTTAACGGCGACGCAGCTGCCATGTATCTTCATCGGCCAGAGgagtacaaacaaaaaatcaaag AGTACATTCAGAAATATGCAACAGAGGAAGCTCTgaaggagcaggaggaaggGACGGGAGACTCTTCATCTGAAAGCTCCATGTCCGATTTCTCAGAAGACGAAGCCCAGGACATGGAGTTGTAG